The Mycteria americana isolate JAX WOST 10 ecotype Jacksonville Zoo and Gardens chromosome 2, USCA_MyAme_1.0, whole genome shotgun sequence genome contains the following window.
cgaGCCGAACGACGGAGGGCGGCCGAGCTGCGGGAGCCCCTCCGGGggagccgccggccgcggggagggTGGTCCGGGAGCCGGCAGCCGGCCCCTCGGTAGATGAGGTCGCGGCGCCCGGTTGTCCGGCCGAGCTTGGAGGGGGGCGAAGGGAGGTCGTgcgtttatttttttctttttttttttccttcttactatAATGGGGTTTTACTTCCTAAACGCGGCTGCGCGTTTCCCCGCCGGCACGGCGTGGGGAGCCGGGAGGGAGCGCTGcgcgccgggggggccggcggccccgccgaggCCGGGGGAGCCGATCCCCGCGGCGGAGCGCGGCTCACCCGgcggcccctctcccccctcccgcccgcagGCACCAGCCGCCGCGATGCCGCTCAGCGCCGGCTTCCCCAGCAAGAACTACGACTACGACTACGACTCGGTGCAGCCCTACTTCTActtcgaggaggaggaggagaacttcTACCTGGCGGCGCAGCAGCGGGGCAGCGagctgcagccccccgccccgtccgAGGACATCTGGAAGAAGTTTGAATTGCTGCCCACGccgcccctctcccccagccGCCGCTCCAGCCTGGCCGCCgcctcctgcttcccctccaCCGCCGACCAGCTGGAGATAGTGACCGAGCTCCTCGGGGGGGACATGGTCAACCAGAGCTTCATCTGCGACCCGGACGACGAGTCCTTCGTCAAGTCCATCATCATCCAGGACTGCATGTGGAGCGGCTTCTCCGCCGCCGCCAAGCTGGAGAAGGTGGTCTCCGAGAAGCTGGCCTCCTACCAGGCGGCCCGCCGGGAggggggtcccgccgcccgccccggcccgccgcccgccgggccgccgccgcccggcctcgccgcctcccccgccgcctcggCCGGCCTCTACCTGCACGACctgggcgccgccgccgccgactGCATCGACCCCTCGGTGGTCTTCCCCTACCCGCTCAGCGAGCGggccccgcgggccgcgccgcccggcgccAGCCCCGCGTCCCTGCTGGGCGACGACACGCCGCCCACGACCAGCAGCGACTCGGGTGAGTGGGGCCCACGCGTGCTCGGGGCAGGGCGTGGAAACCCGCGCGGCGCCCGGGGGCTCCGCCGgcggctgggggagcggggcggcggcccccctcctgcctctctccccccctccccgcgtgGGCTTTGTTGAATGCCACGTTAGCGAGGCACGGAGAGACTCCCAACGAGTTTATTTCCTGGAAAACCAGCCCAGTTTTCCctccggggaggagggaggaaaggggaaggggggggggggaagggcggggggggagggagacgCTTTCATAACGGGGTCAGAGTCGGTCCCCAGCGCGGTGCCCCGGTGGAGCTGGCTCCCGGTGCCACCCGTGGGCCGGGAAGGAGTTAACTCCCGCCCGAGAGCCGCGGGGGGAATGTGCAGTCAGGGAGGTGCTAGTGAAAGTGACTGCAGAGGAGTGAATGGGGCTGGGAAAGTTTTAGAAACGCTTCCTTAGGTATTTGACAGCGTGTTCCGCTCCCTCATAAATTTGGTTTGAAAGTGAGTCGCTACTCAAAGCGCTacagccttcccttccccccctcccccccgccttgGATTTTCCACAAATTAGCAGATCAAGAGAGATTCAGAAAATGTCTCTGAATACACATGTGTGTTAAGTAAGCTTTCTTTTGAGGCGTGGCCAAAGCCTTCTAAATCCTTAATTAAGGGCAGCTTGAGTCTGGGAGCTTTATTGCGCTGTACTGCTGACAACCGAGGTTAAACTTTCCTGCTATCTTTCATGCGCTCCTCGGAATTACGCAAGATCTTTGCAACTTTTGAAATCAGGGAGCCGGGGTTTGGAGCGGGGTTTGCAGCGCGGTCTGTGTGTCCTATTGCACTTGAAGCGTTGCTTCCTTAAAGGAAAGGCTCTTGGGGAAAGTGGAGTCCAGCAGCATCAAATGGGTTTAATAAGGGTTTATCAAGGAGTTCCTTGCTGTGCAGCTCAGAGTAACCTTCCCTTATAAACACAGCGGTCTTGAGACTATTTGCACAGATCAGcttttaagtatctttttttttttttcccttcgcaGAAGAAGAacaagaggaagatgaggaaattGATGTCGTTACATTAGCTGAAGCGAATGAATCCGAATCCAGCACAGAGTCCAGCACAGAGACATCAGAAGAGCACAGTAAGCCCCACCACAGCCCGCTGGTTCTCAAACGGTGTCACGTCAACATCCATCAGCACAATTACGCCGCTCCTCCTTCCACCAAGGTTGAATACCC
Protein-coding sequences here:
- the MYC gene encoding myc proto-oncogene protein, producing MPLSAGFPSKNYDYDYDSVQPYFYFEEEEENFYLAAQQRGSELQPPAPSEDIWKKFELLPTPPLSPSRRSSLAAASCFPSTADQLEIVTELLGGDMVNQSFICDPDDESFVKSIIIQDCMWSGFSAAAKLEKVVSEKLASYQAARREGGPAARPGPPPAGPPPPGLAASPAASAGLYLHDLGAAAADCIDPSVVFPYPLSERAPRAAPPGASPASLLGDDTPPTTSSDSEEEQEEDEEIDVVTLAEANESESSTESSTETSEEHSKPHHSPLVLKRCHVNIHQHNYAAPPSTKVEYPAAKRLKLDSGRVLKQISNNRKCSSPRTSDSEENDKRRTHNVLERQRRNELKLSFFALRDQIPEVANNEKAPKVVILKKATEYVLSIQSDEHRLIAEKEQLRRRREQLKHKLEQLRNSCA